In Streptomyces sp. NBC_01426, one genomic interval encodes:
- a CDS encoding copper homeostasis protein CutC, producing the protein MSNRALLEVIALDAEDAIAAQAGGADRLELVTDMAADGLTPPRETFAAIRAAVDIPLRVMIRRTDGFAAGPVDLLVEQARALRAEGAREFVLGFLNPDGSPDLATVEAVVSELDGCPWTFHRAIDRAADRDHLRKELADLPGLDTYLTAGSATGVDAGLPTLLAEAARGGEPGYGARILVGGGLTLAHLPVLREAGVDAFHIGGAARPSGWDRPVSPAAVAEWRTALG; encoded by the coding sequence ATGAGCAACCGTGCGCTCCTGGAGGTGATCGCCCTCGACGCTGAGGACGCGATCGCCGCCCAGGCCGGTGGGGCGGACCGACTGGAGCTGGTCACCGACATGGCCGCCGACGGGCTCACGCCGCCGCGCGAGACCTTCGCGGCGATCCGGGCGGCGGTCGACATCCCGCTGCGCGTGATGATCCGCCGCACGGACGGCTTCGCGGCCGGACCGGTCGACCTCCTCGTCGAGCAGGCGCGGGCGCTGCGGGCCGAAGGGGCCCGGGAGTTCGTCCTCGGCTTCCTGAACCCGGACGGCAGCCCCGACCTCGCGACCGTGGAAGCGGTCGTCTCGGAGCTGGACGGCTGCCCGTGGACCTTCCACCGGGCCATCGACCGGGCGGCCGACCGGGACCACCTGCGCAAGGAGCTCGCCGATCTGCCGGGCCTGGACACCTACCTCACCGCGGGTTCGGCGACGGGCGTCGACGCGGGCCTGCCGACGCTCCTGGCGGAGGCCGCGCGCGGCGGCGAGCCGGGCTACGGGGCGCGCATCCTGGTCGGCGGCGGTCTCACCCTGGCCCACCTGCCGGTGCTCCGCGAGGCGGGCGTCGACGCCTTCCACATCGGCGGTGCGGCCCGTCCCTCCGGGTGGGACCGGCCGGTCTCCCCGGCGGCGGTCGCGGAGTGGCGCACGGCGCTGGGCTGA